Proteins encoded within one genomic window of Spiribacter curvatus:
- a CDS encoding L,D-transpeptidase family protein, with protein sequence MSLRRRVDGLLAIVAALCVTGLMGVQTAASSAPSADVWVRVDTGSEITEVWRGDERLLRLDDIAFGRGGISDLHLKGDQTTPRGEYRITHVNEESRFHRFIGINYPTLDHLDRARQRGALTESQYRAMLDDGLRDGRFPQDGILGGYIGFHGIGDGDPDIHAAFHWTEGCIAMTNAQIETLQSLVGVGTPVVVE encoded by the coding sequence ATGAGCTTGCGGCGTCGGGTCGACGGGCTCCTCGCGATTGTTGCGGCTCTCTGCGTAACGGGGCTGATGGGGGTTCAGACTGCTGCCTCGTCAGCGCCGTCCGCGGATGTCTGGGTGCGGGTGGATACCGGCAGCGAGATAACGGAGGTCTGGCGAGGCGATGAACGACTGCTACGGCTCGATGATATTGCCTTTGGACGCGGCGGCATTTCGGATCTGCACCTCAAGGGCGATCAGACCACACCGCGGGGCGAATATCGGATCACTCACGTCAATGAGGAGAGCCGTTTCCACCGATTTATCGGAATCAACTACCCGACACTCGATCATCTCGATCGGGCAAGACAGCGCGGTGCGCTAACGGAAAGCCAATACCGTGCAATGCTGGATGATGGACTGAGGGATGGCCGATTCCCGCAGGATGGGATTCTTGGGGGGTATATCGGATTCCACGGCATTGGCGACGGTGATCCTGATATCCACGCAGCCTTTCACTGGACCGAAGGCTGTATCGCAATGACGAATGCACAGATTGAGACCCTGCAATCGCTGGTTGGTGTGGGAACGCCGGTCGTGGTCGAGTAG
- the dusA gene encoding tRNA dihydrouridine(20/20a) synthase DusA translates to MSMAGHRRLSVAPMMDWTDPACRYLLRLISRHTQLYTEMVPAQALWHGHAARFLKGHPSEAPVAIQLGGSDPAQLAYGAELAEAWGYDEINLNVGCPSDRVQSGRFGACLMREPALVSELVAAMRAATRLPVTVKSRIGVDDHDSYDALCRFTQAMIDGGAHALVVHARKAWLQGLSPKQNRDVPPLRYDRVAALKGDFPGIPIILNGGIRDLDTAKSWLDTLDGTMIGREAYHNPWLLAEADHRIFGASPDSRPEREAVVHAYRDYVVDHWRSGVPITRFTRHLSGLFQGLPGARIWRRTLSERGAVRGAGPEVIDQALEARHAAIPSGAETSTA, encoded by the coding sequence ATGAGTATGGCAGGACACCGGCGCCTCAGCGTGGCACCGATGATGGACTGGACCGATCCGGCGTGTCGGTATCTGCTGCGCCTGATCAGTCGGCACACGCAGCTCTACACCGAGATGGTACCGGCCCAGGCGCTCTGGCACGGCCACGCAGCGCGTTTTCTCAAAGGGCACCCGAGCGAGGCCCCGGTTGCGATCCAACTCGGGGGTAGTGACCCGGCACAACTCGCCTATGGCGCCGAACTGGCCGAGGCCTGGGGCTATGATGAGATCAATCTCAATGTCGGCTGCCCCAGCGACCGTGTCCAGTCGGGACGCTTTGGCGCCTGTCTGATGCGCGAGCCCGCGCTCGTCAGCGAACTCGTCGCAGCAATGCGAGCGGCGACGCGACTGCCCGTGACCGTAAAGTCGCGGATTGGCGTCGATGATCACGATTCCTACGATGCGCTGTGTCGTTTCACACAGGCGATGATCGATGGCGGCGCGCATGCGCTCGTCGTCCACGCCCGAAAGGCCTGGCTGCAGGGACTCTCACCCAAGCAGAACCGTGATGTCCCGCCGCTTCGCTACGACCGCGTCGCGGCGCTGAAGGGTGACTTTCCTGGCATACCGATCATACTCAACGGCGGTATCCGGGATCTGGATACCGCGAAGTCGTGGCTCGATACCCTGGATGGCACCATGATCGGCCGCGAGGCCTACCACAACCCTTGGCTGCTGGCCGAGGCCGACCACCGCATCTTCGGTGCGTCGCCGGATTCCAGGCCTGAGCGCGAGGCGGTTGTTCATGCCTACCGCGATTACGTCGTGGATCACTGGCGATCGGGTGTTCCCATTACCCGCTTCACACGGCATCTCTCGGGTCTGTTCCAGGGGCTGCCGGGTGCCCGGATATGGCGTCGTACGCTGAGCGAGCGAGGTGCCGTACGCGGCGCCGGCCCCGAGGTGATCGACCAGGCCCTCGAGGCCCGTCACGCGGCGATCCCGTCGGGGGCTGAGACATCAACCGCCTGA
- a CDS encoding glutaredoxin family protein encodes MSSIRFYTTSGCHLCDEAYAMLVPVAQRRGHSIERVDIMDDPRAEAAYAESIPVVECEGRAEALRWPFDTASLYRYLP; translated from the coding sequence ATGTCATCAATACGATTTTACACCACTTCCGGCTGTCATCTCTGCGATGAGGCGTATGCCATGCTCGTACCGGTCGCTCAGCGACGCGGACACAGCATTGAGCGGGTCGACATCATGGACGATCCGCGGGCGGAAGCGGCCTACGCCGAATCGATCCCTGTGGTTGAGTGTGAGGGCCGGGCTGAAGCGCTGCGCTGGCCATTCGATACCGCATCGCTCTACCGGTACCTGCCATGA
- a CDS encoding Lpp/OprI family alanine-zipper lipoprotein, which yields MSQTLKSMLKLSAAAASMGLLVGCASQTSMQDLQAEIDDVRGLADSAMDEASTAMMTAEGAETSAANANRKADENSEKIDRMFEESMYK from the coding sequence ATGAGCCAGACACTTAAATCCATGCTTAAACTCAGTGCCGCAGCGGCCTCCATGGGCCTGCTGGTTGGCTGTGCCTCGCAGACCTCGATGCAGGACCTGCAGGCCGAGATCGACGACGTCCGTGGCCTTGCCGATTCCGCGATGGATGAGGCGAGCACTGCCATGATGACGGCCGAAGGCGCGGAAACATCTGCCGCCAACGCCAACCGCAAGGCCGACGAGAACAGCGAGAAGATCGATCGCATGTTCGAGGAGTCGATGTACAAGTAA